One part of the Sporosarcina ureae genome encodes these proteins:
- the coaE gene encoding dephospho-CoA kinase (Dephospho-CoA kinase (CoaE) performs the final step in coenzyme A biosynthesis.), whose amino-acid sequence MIIGLTGSIASGKSTVANMLREKGYPIVDADVIAREVVEPGSPLLDKIQQTFGADVLREDGTLNREQLGAIVFGDETKRQQLNELMHPAIRSQMVKQKEDYVNQGYQTVIMDIPLLFESKLHDYVERIIVVSVTKEIQKQRLIARNELTEAEADARIASQLDMSIKEQGADAVIHNNDTVEETQKQLENILEKWQAVAK is encoded by the coding sequence ATGATAATTGGATTAACAGGAAGTATAGCGAGCGGAAAAAGTACCGTGGCCAATATGTTGCGTGAAAAAGGATATCCAATTGTGGATGCGGATGTCATTGCGAGAGAAGTTGTAGAACCAGGCAGCCCATTGCTAGATAAGATCCAGCAAACATTCGGTGCAGATGTGTTGCGAGAAGATGGAACGCTAAATCGTGAACAGCTCGGAGCAATTGTTTTCGGTGATGAAACAAAAAGGCAACAGTTAAATGAATTGATGCATCCTGCAATTAGAAGCCAAATGGTCAAACAAAAGGAAGACTATGTAAACCAAGGCTATCAAACTGTCATCATGGACATTCCATTACTTTTTGAAAGCAAACTCCATGACTATGTAGAAAGAATTATCGTTGTTTCTGTCACGAAGGAAATTCAAAAGCAGAGACTGATCGCGCGCAATGAACTAACGGAAGCGGAGGCAGATGCTAGAATTGCCTCCCAATTGGATATGAGCATCAAAGAACAAGGTGCGGATGCGGTTATTCATAACAACGATACGGTGGAAGAAACTCAAAAACAGTTGGAAAACATCCTAGAAAAATGGCAAGCTGTAGCCAAATAA
- the mutM gene encoding bifunctional DNA-formamidopyrimidine glycosylase/DNA-(apurinic or apyrimidinic site) lyase produces MPELPEVEGVVRDLAPLVEGRTVKQLSVSDTVVTSKTAGKETIIKGKSVDDFLHGMENMQIEKIVRRSKYIYFHLMKENQPYLLVSHLGMTGAWFVVNSPDEITEEKFRKHAHVFLEMEDGGLLVYSDIRRFGEMRLLQTEEDFPPLLEMAPEPFSDEALEHFLSMAETPKYKRKPIKEVIMDGKVISGCGNIYATEALFHMKIHPARSAERISRKRKILLFEEIVRVLQESIDAGGSTISDYRSVNGNAGTMQNRLHMYGKKTCLECDTPTKSKQIAGRTSVYCPSCQK; encoded by the coding sequence ATGCCAGAACTACCGGAAGTAGAAGGAGTGGTGCGAGATCTTGCGCCACTCGTGGAAGGACGGACGGTGAAGCAACTATCTGTATCGGATACCGTCGTCACTTCTAAAACAGCTGGAAAAGAAACGATTATTAAAGGGAAATCTGTAGACGACTTTCTTCACGGTATGGAAAATATGCAAATCGAGAAAATTGTGCGTCGCAGTAAATATATTTATTTTCATTTGATGAAAGAAAATCAACCATACTTGCTCGTCAGCCATCTTGGCATGACGGGCGCTTGGTTTGTCGTAAATTCTCCTGATGAAATTACAGAAGAGAAATTTCGCAAACATGCGCATGTCTTTTTAGAAATGGAAGATGGCGGTTTACTAGTCTACTCAGATATACGAAGATTCGGTGAAATGCGCCTTTTGCAGACTGAAGAAGATTTTCCTCCTTTGTTAGAGATGGCACCAGAACCTTTTTCTGATGAAGCACTGGAACATTTTTTATCGATGGCAGAAACTCCGAAGTATAAAAGAAAACCGATCAAAGAAGTAATTATGGATGGGAAAGTGATCTCAGGATGCGGTAATATTTACGCTACAGAAGCATTATTCCATATGAAAATTCATCCTGCTCGTTCTGCCGAAAGGATTAGCAGAAAGCGCAAAATATTATTATTCGAAGAAATCGTACGAGTTTTGCAAGAAAGTATTGATGCAGGCGGCAGTACGATATCCGATTACCGTTCAGTTAATGGCAACGCAGGTACGATGCAAAATCGGCTGCATATGTATGGGAAAAAAACATGCTTGGAATGTGACACACCGACAAAAAGTAAACAAATTGCGGGCAGAACGTCTGTCTATTGCCCATCTTGCCAGAAATAA